A window of the Gossypium hirsutum isolate 1008001.06 chromosome A03, Gossypium_hirsutum_v2.1, whole genome shotgun sequence genome harbors these coding sequences:
- the LOC107886137 gene encoding protein PHYTOCHROME KINASE SUBSTRATE 1 isoform X2, whose protein sequence is MKPANQHPEPEIAPRDEIEEGEIGVFGAEKYFNMELDDGECPKLYDKYSNQIDLHHMTLCASSETSWNIQSVSLPNFTRSRSENRRTKVDGRSFFSSLGSSGSSSDGKSVYLNQNVVHGKDYSKEHIRVDHRPIDMDGTKLVQAKFKVEDEFDTQIFDPRKSLEVFGSSGMNKGDIAKNLEKKLCMLTWDAFPNAPTISSIYKSRLLGDDDDEHSEGSSDIFEIGNILGDGEASDGMSSCMMTPYAPSETSIQWSVVTASTAADCSVVSGYNDETKSAKSIRAPASKTTTKEAQRSRSGGILGCRRHKAVMVAESTAYRKR, encoded by the exons ATGAAGCCTGCAAATCAGCATCCGGAGCCTGAAATTGCtccaagagatgagatcgaagaGGGTGAAATCGGTGTCTTCGGTGCCGAAAAATACTTCAACATGGAGCTTGATGATGGTGAGTGTCCCAAGCTTTATGACAAGTATTCGAACCAAATCGATCTTCATCATATGACTCTTTGTGCAAGTTCAGAAACCAGCTGGAACATCCAATCTGTTTCCTTACCGAATTTTACAAGGAGTCGATCCGAAAACAGGCGAACCAAGGTCGATGGAAGGAGCTTTTTCTCCAGTCTTGGTAGCAGCGGGTCCTCTTCAGATGGGAAATCTGTTTATCTCAATCAAAACGTTGTTCATGGAAAGGATTACAGCAAAGAACACATTCGAGTCGATCACAGGCCTATAGACATGGACGGAACGAAGCTGGTTCAAGCAAAATTTAAGGTGGAAGATGAGTTTGACACCCAGATTTTCGATCCACGAAAATCCCTGGAAGTGTTCGGATCCAGTGGTATGAACAAAGGAGACATAGCCAAGAACCTTGAGAAGAAACTGTGTATGTTAACATGGGATGCCTTTCCAAATGCCCCAACCATTTCATCTATATACAAAAGCAGGCTTCTAggggatgatgatgatgaacatAGTGAAGGTAGCTCAGATATCTTTGAGATAGGCAACATATTAGGCGATGGTGAAGCATCTGATGGCATGTCTAGCTGCATGATGACCCCATATGCACCAAGCGAGACCAGCATTCAATGGAGTGTGGTCACTGCCAGTACTGCAGCTGACTGCTCAGTTGTTTCAGGTTACAATGATGAAACGAAATCAGCGAAAAGTATTAGAGCTCCAGCATCAAAAACCACCACCAAAGAGGCTCAAAGAAGCCGATCGGGTGGGATATTGGGGTGCCGAAGACACAAAGCAGTCATGGTGGCTGAAAGTACTGCATATAGAAAGAGATG A
- the LOC107886137 gene encoding protein PHYTOCHROME KINASE SUBSTRATE 1 isoform X1 has product MKPANQHPEPEIAPRDEIEEGEIGVFGAEKYFNMELDDGECPKLYDKYSNQIDLHHMTLCASSETSWNIQSVSLPNFTRSRSENRRTKVDGRSFFSSLGSSGSSSDGKSVYLNQNVVHGKDYSKEHIRVDHRPIDMDGTKLVQAKFKVEDEFDTQIFDPRKSLEVFGSSGMNKGDIAKNLEKKLCMLTWDAFPNAPTISSIYKSRLLGDDDDEHSEGSSDIFEIGNILGDGEASDGMSSCMMTPYAPSETSIQWSVVTASTAADCSVVSGYNDETKSAKSIRAPASKTTTKEAQRSRSGGILGCRRHKAVMVAESTAYRKRC; this is encoded by the exons ATGAAGCCTGCAAATCAGCATCCGGAGCCTGAAATTGCtccaagagatgagatcgaagaGGGTGAAATCGGTGTCTTCGGTGCCGAAAAATACTTCAACATGGAGCTTGATGATGGTGAGTGTCCCAAGCTTTATGACAAGTATTCGAACCAAATCGATCTTCATCATATGACTCTTTGTGCAAGTTCAGAAACCAGCTGGAACATCCAATCTGTTTCCTTACCGAATTTTACAAGGAGTCGATCCGAAAACAGGCGAACCAAGGTCGATGGAAGGAGCTTTTTCTCCAGTCTTGGTAGCAGCGGGTCCTCTTCAGATGGGAAATCTGTTTATCTCAATCAAAACGTTGTTCATGGAAAGGATTACAGCAAAGAACACATTCGAGTCGATCACAGGCCTATAGACATGGACGGAACGAAGCTGGTTCAAGCAAAATTTAAGGTGGAAGATGAGTTTGACACCCAGATTTTCGATCCACGAAAATCCCTGGAAGTGTTCGGATCCAGTGGTATGAACAAAGGAGACATAGCCAAGAACCTTGAGAAGAAACTGTGTATGTTAACATGGGATGCCTTTCCAAATGCCCCAACCATTTCATCTATATACAAAAGCAGGCTTCTAggggatgatgatgatgaacatAGTGAAGGTAGCTCAGATATCTTTGAGATAGGCAACATATTAGGCGATGGTGAAGCATCTGATGGCATGTCTAGCTGCATGATGACCCCATATGCACCAAGCGAGACCAGCATTCAATGGAGTGTGGTCACTGCCAGTACTGCAGCTGACTGCTCAGTTGTTTCAGGTTACAATGATGAAACGAAATCAGCGAAAAGTATTAGAGCTCCAGCATCAAAAACCACCACCAAAGAGGCTCAAAGAAGCCGATCGGGTGGGATATTGGGGTGCCGAAGACACAAAGCAGTCATGGTGGCTGAAAGTACTGCATATAGAAAGAGATG ctaa
- the LOC107886139 gene encoding activating signal cointegrator 1 encodes METAGEWLEKALIDLCKKIETGLYLDAEIISGLVSYCELAHPLDAKEYLDNIIGQEAGKVVTEEYLRRRGHLDLCTGNAAIPASKLQAYVKPPSGEISVSGTKKPFKTPKEAAGSSYRAEPKKNVISGNQENRIPNDASDSRNMHKGNQGNSKKKKAGKVVSLAEAAKGSIVFHQGKPCSCQARQHRLVSNCLSCGKIVCEQEGEGPCNFCGALVLREGSTYAGLEGSFTPVSDAEAAAEAYAKRLVEYDRNAAARTTVIDDQSDYYEIEGNSWLSKEEKEFLKKKQEEIEEAERLKRSKVFVTFDLVGRKVLLNEDEVSELESENRILLRPPDEREANRIKPNPNLKLQPVFLSPVPSKKGSKSKQPSKSPVSGLCLEITGRVQHDSNELKYFMTDKKIEAT; translated from the exons ATGGAGACGGCAGGAGAATGGCTGGAGAAGGCTTTGATTGATTTGTGTAAAAAAATAGAGACGGGTTTGTATTTGGATGCTGAAATTATTTCTGGGTTAGTTTCCTATTGCGAGTTGGCTCATCCTCTTGACGCCAAAGAATATCTTGAC AATATTATTGGACAAGAAGCAGGAAAAGTTGTTACCGAAGAGTACTTGCGGCGGAGAGGTCACTTAGATCTCTGCACCGGCAATGCAGCCATCCCTGCTTCGAAACTTCAAGCCTATGTCAAACCACCTTCGGGTGAAATCTCTGTCAGTGGAACGAAGAAACCATTTAAGACTCCAAAAGAGGCTGCGGGCTCTAGTTATCGGGCTGAACCAAAAAAGAATGTCATTTCTGGTAATCAGGAAAACAGAATCCCGAATGATGCTAGTGATTCAAGAAACATGCATAAAGGGAACCAAGGTAATTCTAAAAAGAAGAAAGCTGGTAAAGTTGTTTCACTTGCAGAGGCAGCCAAAGGGTCGATTGTCTTCCACCAGGGGAAACCGTGCTCGTGCCAAGCTCGCCAACACAGACTGGTCAGTAATTGTCTTTCATGTGGTAAGATAGTCTGCGAGCAGGAAGGAGAGGGGCCATGCAATTTCTGTGGTGCTCTAGTGCTTAGAGAAGGGAGCACGTATGCTGGTCTTGAAGGAAGCTTCACTCCTGTATCAGATGCTGAAGCAGCAGCTGAAGCTTACGCAAAAAGGCTTGTAGAATATGACAGAAACGCTGCAGCACGTACGACAGTTATTGATGACCAAAGTGACTACTATGAGATTGAGGGTAACAGTTGGCTATCAAAGGAG GAGAAGGAATTTCTGAAGAAGAAACAAGAGGAGATTGAAGAAGCTGAACGTTTGAAACGAAGTAAAGTGTTTGTGACTTTTGATTTAGTGGGACGCAAG GTCCTATTGAATGAAGACGAAGTTTCAGAACTAGAATCCGAGAACAGAATACTTCTACGTCCACCAGATGAAAGGGAAGCAAACAGGATTAAACCGAATCCAAACCTTAAACTGCAACCAGTTTTTCTAAGTCCGGTCCCCAGTAAGAAGGGTTCCAAGAGTAAACAGCCAAGTAAGAGCCCTGTTAGTGGCTTGTGCTTGGAAATTACAGGGAGGGTGCAACATGACAGCAATGAGTTGAAATATTTTATGACCGATAAAAAGATAGAAGCAACTTGA